In Candidatus Glassbacteria bacterium, a single window of DNA contains:
- a CDS encoding efflux RND transporter periplasmic adaptor subunit: MKTFSLFRCLTFNSVFAMKNSNWGNLMKKLVVIVLVLAVAGGGYYLLGRNGNGNEELFKKVAVETGTIVEKALAIGKIDPDYEIVVKSQVSGIVDVLHKEVGEQVSRGEPLLVVKPEPTPLELASTRRDLELAQLNRDKARRDLKRATELKDGDLMPQLEFENVENTFKETELREKQARERLELMEKGKSRIGGRQIETLIRSPIDGMILERLVNRGDPVVPLTSYQPGTELMKLADMNNLIFIGTVDEIDVGKLREGMTATINIGALPSDTLSGELYFISPKSRTKDNTIVFDIKIRITDLAEVNLRAGYSANADIVIRSKEDVPTLPERLVTFRNDSSFVKIPNEADSLVDHPIEVGLSDGLTLEVVDGLAVGDSVVEEPPKEID, encoded by the coding sequence ATGAAAACATTTTCACTTTTCAGGTGTCTTACTTTTAATAGCGTATTTGCGATGAAAAATTCAAACTGGGGTAACCTGATGAAAAAGCTGGTGGTTATCGTGTTGGTACTTGCTGTTGCGGGGGGCGGTTACTACCTGCTCGGAAGAAACGGCAACGGCAATGAGGAGCTTTTCAAGAAAGTCGCTGTCGAAACCGGCACAATCGTCGAGAAGGCGCTGGCGATCGGCAAGATCGACCCGGACTACGAGATCGTGGTCAAAAGCCAGGTGTCTGGTATTGTGGACGTGCTGCACAAGGAAGTGGGCGAGCAGGTGAGCAGGGGTGAACCCCTGCTGGTGGTCAAACCCGAACCGACGCCGCTGGAGCTGGCTTCCACCAGGCGGGACCTGGAACTGGCACAGCTCAACCGCGACAAGGCGCGCCGCGATTTAAAACGGGCAACCGAGCTTAAGGACGGCGATCTGATGCCCCAGCTCGAATTCGAGAACGTGGAGAACACGTTCAAGGAAACCGAGCTGCGCGAGAAGCAGGCCCGTGAACGCCTGGAGTTGATGGAGAAGGGCAAGAGCCGGATCGGCGGCAGGCAGATCGAGACGCTGATTCGCTCGCCGATCGACGGGATGATCCTGGAGCGCCTGGTTAACCGCGGCGACCCGGTGGTGCCGCTGACCAGCTACCAGCCGGGCACCGAACTGATGAAACTGGCTGACATGAACAACCTGATATTTATCGGCACGGTGGACGAGATCGACGTGGGCAAGCTTCGCGAGGGAATGACCGCCACGATTAATATCGGCGCGCTGCCGTCGGACACCCTTTCCGGCGAGTTATATTTCATCTCACCCAAGAGCCGCACCAAGGACAACACCATCGTGTTCGACATCAAGATCAGGATCACCGACCTGGCCGAAGTCAACCTTCGCGCGGGTTACAGCGCTAACGCGGATATCGTGATCCGCAGCAAGGAAGACGTGCCCACCCTGCCCGAGCGGCTGGTCACGTTTCGTAACGACTCGTCCTTTGTGAAAATTCCCAACGAAGCCGACAGTCTGGTCGATCATCCGATAGAAGTGGGGCTGTCCGACGGGCTGACTCTCGAGGTGGTCGACGGCCTGGCCGTGGGCGACAGCGTGGTCGAGGAGCCGCCGAAGGAAATCGATTGA
- the lgt gene encoding prolipoprotein diacylglyceryl transferase, translating into MHPVIFRLGPLEIKSYGVMLAVSFLVGYLFARKRAVHRGIRQEALLDLCFWILLSAIVGSRAFYIATHWDQYADSPLGAFSIWEGGLSMMGGVLMALAVGWLFLKKAGVRFTQMADVVAPSIALGIGLTRIGCFLYGCCYGLPTDLALGITFPEVSAAGSHFHVPIHPTQLYSSAYGFAILGILMLIDRFRPREGALFGIFAMLYAIARFTVDFYRYYEPQQYVTAQPAALTNNQIISMALFVFGAVLAVRAWRNRTVEAVESGRG; encoded by the coding sequence ATGCATCCGGTGATATTCAGGCTCGGACCGCTGGAGATCAAAAGCTACGGGGTAATGCTGGCGGTCTCCTTCCTGGTCGGATACCTGTTTGCCAGGAAAAGAGCCGTCCACCGGGGAATCAGGCAGGAGGCGCTGCTCGACCTCTGCTTCTGGATCCTGCTCTCGGCGATAGTGGGTTCGCGGGCATTTTATATCGCAACCCACTGGGATCAGTATGCCGACAGCCCTCTCGGGGCCTTTTCGATCTGGGAAGGCGGCCTGTCGATGATGGGCGGGGTGCTGATGGCGCTGGCGGTGGGCTGGCTGTTCCTTAAAAAAGCCGGGGTGCGGTTCACGCAGATGGCCGATGTAGTTGCGCCATCGATCGCTCTGGGCATCGGGCTGACCAGGATCGGGTGTTTTCTTTACGGCTGCTGCTACGGCCTGCCGACAGACCTGGCTCTCGGGATAACGTTCCCGGAAGTATCGGCTGCCGGCAGCCATTTCCACGTCCCGATCCACCCGACTCAGCTTTACAGTTCGGCATACGGGTTTGCTATTTTAGGGATACTGATGCTTATCGACAGGTTCCGTCCGCGGGAAGGGGCCCTGTTCGGCATTTTCGCCATGCTGTATGCAATCGCCCGGTTCACCGTAGATTTTTACCGCTACTATGAGCCGCAGCAGTATGTAACCGCCCAGCCGGCGGCGCTGACCAACAACCAGATTATCAGCATGGCGCTGTTCGTATTCGGGGCTGTGCTGGCTGTCCGGGCCTGGCGCAATCGCACCGTGGAGGCTGTTGAAAGTGGCCGCGGGTAA
- a CDS encoding ComF family protein translates to MCWLSGPGAIAPWRLLKVAAGNISVLTAPLLDLIYPSACTGCGGEVPDSSTLLCTACLEAIPWLRDEGCRRCWSELDFDGRCKLCEGLDSAVVLVRSAAWFSGCVPELIHALKYARRREIASLLAELANAGGSLDRLPERPDLIVPVPLHWRRRIRRGFNQSQLIAGELSALCGIPLAGRKVVRVRSTATQTRLSPEQRRRNVAGAFVCRRRSELDGASVLVVDDVMTTGATLGEVARSLAEAGAKRVFAWTFARA, encoded by the coding sequence CTGTGCTGGCTGTCCGGGCCTGGCGCAATCGCACCGTGGAGGCTGTTGAAAGTGGCCGCGGGTAACATATCGGTACTTACCGCTCCCCTGCTCGACCTGATATATCCATCAGCGTGTACGGGGTGCGGCGGCGAGGTCCCCGACAGTTCGACTCTGCTCTGCACCGCCTGCCTGGAGGCGATTCCCTGGCTGCGCGATGAAGGATGCCGGCGGTGCTGGTCTGAACTGGATTTTGACGGACGCTGCAAGTTGTGCGAAGGGCTGGATAGCGCGGTGGTGCTGGTTCGGTCCGCCGCCTGGTTTTCCGGCTGCGTTCCCGAACTGATACACGCGCTTAAATACGCCCGGCGCAGGGAGATCGCCTCGCTGCTGGCGGAGTTGGCAAACGCCGGAGGTTCGCTGGACCGGTTGCCCGAGCGCCCGGACCTGATAGTCCCGGTGCCGCTGCACTGGCGGCGCAGGATCAGGCGCGGGTTCAACCAGAGCCAGCTTATCGCAGGAGAGCTGTCCGCGCTGTGCGGAATCCCGCTGGCCGGGCGCAAAGTGGTCCGGGTCAGGTCCACCGCCACCCAGACCCGGTTGAGTCCGGAGCAGCGTCGCCGGAACGTGGCCGGAGCATTCGTTTGCCGCCGGCGCTCCGAACTGGACGGCGCGAGTGTTCTTGTTGTAGACGATGTCATGACCACGGGAGCCACGCTGGGCGAGGTCGCCCGCTCCCTGGCGGAGGCAGGCGCGAAACGGGTGTTTGCCTGGACTTTCGCGCGCGCCTGA
- the gap gene encoding type I glyceraldehyde-3-phosphate dehydrogenase: MAIKIGINGFGRIGRLVFRAALADGGFEVVGINDITDAKTLAHLLKYDSTHGRFPGDVKAGDDAIIVNGKSYPICAERDPANLPWGKLGAEITLESTGIFRDPASCKKHISAGAKKVLLTVPPKDPEGEFKLIVMGVNDSDLEAGDSLVSNASCTTNCLAPMVKVLHEKWGIKHGLMTTIHAYTNDQRTLDMPHSDLRRARSAAVSMIPTSTGAARAIGKVIPALNGKLDGLSVRVPTPDGSLTDLTAVLENGTSAEEVNAAMKDAAAGSLKGILSYCDEPIVSIDVVGDPASCVFDALSTTVIDGNLVKVLGWYDNEWAYSCRCIDLMKMMA, encoded by the coding sequence ATGGCTATCAAGATCGGGATTAACGGATTCGGACGTATCGGCAGGCTGGTTTTCAGGGCTGCGCTGGCCGACGGCGGTTTCGAGGTGGTGGGGATCAACGACATCACGGACGCCAAGACCCTGGCGCACCTGCTCAAGTACGATTCGACCCACGGCAGGTTCCCCGGCGATGTCAAGGCCGGAGATGACGCGATTATCGTCAACGGCAAGAGCTATCCCATCTGCGCCGAGCGCGATCCGGCCAACCTGCCCTGGGGTAAGCTGGGCGCCGAAATCACGCTGGAATCCACCGGGATTTTCCGCGACCCCGCTTCCTGCAAGAAGCATATTTCAGCGGGCGCCAAGAAGGTTCTGCTGACCGTGCCGCCCAAGGACCCCGAGGGCGAGTTCAAGCTGATTGTAATGGGTGTGAACGACAGCGACCTGGAAGCGGGCGACTCGCTGGTCTCCAACGCATCCTGCACCACCAACTGCCTGGCTCCGATGGTTAAGGTACTGCACGAGAAGTGGGGGATCAAGCACGGATTGATGACCACGATCCATGCCTATACCAACGACCAGCGCACCCTGGACATGCCCCACAGCGACCTTCGCCGCGCACGCAGCGCCGCGGTGTCGATGATCCCCACCAGCACCGGCGCGGCCCGGGCGATCGGCAAGGTGATTCCCGCGCTGAACGGCAAGCTGGACGGGCTCTCCGTGCGCGTGCCCACTCCCGACGGTTCGCTGACCGACCTGACCGCCGTGCTGGAAAACGGCACCTCGGCAGAGGAAGTCAATGCCGCGATGAAGGATGCCGCCGCCGGCAGCCTGAAAGGTATCCTGAGCTACTGCGACGAGCCGATCGTGAGTATCGACGTTGTCGGTGATCCGGCAAGCTGCGTTTTCGATGCGCTGAGCACCACGGTGATCGACGGTAACCTGGTCAAGGTCCTCGGCTGGTACGACAACGAGTGGGCTTACTCCTGCCGTTGTATCGACCTGATGAAGATGATGGCCTGA
- a CDS encoding phosphoglycerate kinase: MSKKTVKDVALAGKRVLMRVDFNVPLDENQRVTSDKRIRAAVPTIEYILDQGGRLVLMSHLGRPKGKVVPEMSLKPCVEVLSGLIGKPVRFAADCVGEEVIQQVDSLADGEVLLLENLRFHAEETDNDPEFSRQLAGLAEVYANDAFGTAHRAHASTEGVTSYVGAAVSGFLLEKELKYLVGAVENPERPFVAVLGGAKISGKIDVISNLLPKVDKLIVGGGMAYTFFKAQGKEIGNSLLEEDKVELASSLLEQAGDKLMLPVDCLICDQFDFGSRKIGQLKAISVRAIPRDWEALDIGPASAENFSRVIAEAGTVVWNGPMGVFEIKELAGGTEKLARAIATATDNGATSIIGGGDSVAAVEQMGLAARMTHISTGGGASLELLQGKELPGVAALDDA; encoded by the coding sequence GTGAGCAAGAAGACGGTTAAAGATGTGGCTCTCGCCGGCAAGCGTGTGCTGATGAGGGTCGATTTCAACGTCCCCCTGGACGAAAACCAGCGAGTGACCAGCGACAAGCGGATCCGCGCCGCCGTACCCACGATCGAGTACATCCTGGACCAGGGCGGAAGGCTGGTGCTGATGAGCCACCTGGGCCGTCCCAAGGGCAAAGTCGTCCCCGAGATGAGCCTCAAGCCATGTGTCGAGGTACTCAGCGGCCTGATCGGCAAACCGGTCAGGTTCGCCGCCGATTGCGTGGGCGAGGAAGTGATACAGCAGGTTGACTCGCTGGCCGACGGCGAGGTGCTGCTGCTGGAGAACCTGCGCTTTCATGCCGAGGAGACGGATAACGATCCCGAATTCAGCAGGCAGTTGGCCGGGCTGGCCGAGGTCTACGCCAACGACGCGTTCGGCACGGCCCACCGCGCCCACGCCTCCACCGAGGGTGTAACCAGCTATGTCGGCGCCGCTGTGTCCGGTTTCCTGCTGGAGAAAGAACTCAAGTACCTGGTCGGTGCGGTTGAAAACCCCGAGCGGCCGTTCGTGGCCGTGCTCGGCGGCGCCAAGATCAGCGGCAAGATCGATGTGATCAGCAACCTCCTGCCCAAGGTCGACAAGCTGATCGTGGGCGGCGGGATGGCTTACACGTTTTTCAAGGCTCAGGGCAAGGAAATCGGCAACAGCCTGCTGGAAGAGGACAAGGTGGAACTGGCATCCTCCCTGCTGGAACAGGCCGGCGACAAACTGATGCTGCCGGTGGATTGCCTGATCTGCGACCAGTTCGATTTCGGCAGCCGCAAAATCGGCCAGCTCAAGGCGATCAGCGTCCGGGCGATTCCGCGCGACTGGGAGGCTCTGGATATCGGTCCGGCCAGCGCGGAGAATTTCTCCCGCGTGATCGCAGAAGCCGGGACAGTTGTCTGGAACGGCCCGATGGGTGTGTTCGAGATCAAGGAACTGGCCGGCGGGACAGAGAAGCTGGCCCGGGCTATCGCCACCGCCACCGATAACGGCGCCACCAGCATTATCGGCGGCGGCGACAGTGTGGCTGCGGTGGAGCAGATGGGCCTGGCCGCCAGGATGACACATATTTCCACCGGCGGCGGAGCATCGCTGGAACTGCTCCAAGGTAAAGAGCTGCCCGGCGTGGCCGCTCTGGACGACGCCTGA
- a CDS encoding triose-phosphate isomerase, whose product MREQIIAANWKMNHRARDLEQFFQGLLALYKEREGVTVVVAPTAPYLVRAVELAAPAGIRIAAQNMHFEAGGAFTGEISAGMVRDTGAQFVILGHSERRHIFGESDGLIAKKVAAALENKLRPIFCIGELLEEREADKTESVVTSQLNAVLSEVTPEQMLDVVVAYEPVWAIGTGKTATPDQAEEVHCMVRAVIRGQFGDEVARRVTIQYGGSVKPDNIDELMGAENIDGALVGGASLRAESFLQLINFNAG is encoded by the coding sequence TTGCGAGAACAAATCATTGCGGCCAACTGGAAAATGAACCATCGCGCCCGCGATCTCGAACAGTTTTTCCAGGGACTGCTGGCCTTGTATAAGGAGCGCGAGGGTGTGACCGTAGTCGTGGCGCCCACCGCCCCCTACCTCGTCAGGGCGGTGGAACTGGCCGCTCCGGCCGGGATCAGGATTGCCGCGCAGAACATGCATTTCGAGGCCGGCGGCGCGTTTACCGGTGAAATCAGCGCCGGAATGGTGCGGGACACGGGCGCGCAGTTCGTGATTCTGGGCCACAGTGAGCGACGCCACATTTTCGGCGAGAGCGATGGGTTGATCGCCAAAAAAGTGGCCGCTGCGCTGGAGAACAAGCTTCGCCCCATTTTCTGTATCGGCGAACTGCTGGAGGAACGCGAGGCGGACAAGACCGAGAGCGTGGTCACTTCTCAGCTCAATGCCGTGCTGAGCGAAGTTACGCCCGAGCAGATGCTCGACGTGGTGGTGGCCTACGAACCGGTCTGGGCTATCGGCACCGGCAAGACAGCTACGCCGGATCAGGCCGAAGAGGTCCATTGCATGGTCCGCGCGGTGATCCGCGGGCAGTTCGGCGACGAGGTTGCCCGGCGGGTGACGATCCAGTACGGCGGCAGCGTGAAGCCGGATAACATTGACGAATTGATGGGCGCGGAAAATATCGACGGGGCGCTGGTGGGCGGAGCCAGTCTCAGGGCCGAGAGCTTCCTGCAATTGATCAATTTCAATGCCGGCTGA
- the secG gene encoding preprotein translocase subunit SecG, with amino-acid sequence MFTFFLMIHILICFLLVVVILLQAGKGGGLASAFGGAGTTDATFGGRQAAGFLGKSTTVLGTLFLVSSFFLALLSSYNTGPSSAVQQELQSAPAPLGAPAPLAEPSNLFQEETAPDEGQP; translated from the coding sequence TTGTTTACGTTCTTTCTGATGATTCACATCCTGATCTGCTTCCTGCTGGTAGTCGTGATCCTGCTCCAGGCGGGCAAGGGCGGCGGGCTGGCCAGCGCATTCGGCGGGGCCGGTACTACCGACGCCACTTTCGGCGGCCGTCAGGCTGCCGGTTTCCTGGGCAAATCGACCACCGTGCTGGGCACGCTGTTCCTCGTCTCCAGTTTTTTCCTGGCCCTGCTCTCCAGCTACAATACCGGTCCGAGCAGCGCGGTGCAGCAGGAGCTGCAAAGCGCTCCCGCTCCGTTGGGTGCTCCGGCCCCGTTGGCCGAGCCATCCAACCTGTTCCAGGAAGAAACCGCGCCGGACGAAGGCCAGCCGTAA
- a CDS encoding chemotaxis protein CheW codes for MYALPADEVREILGPAFSTRCPSEPDRRYQHTVNIRGKLIEAVDLHALLGHRRHHSKYDSSVVLIEKADEKGGLAGLMVDQIGGLLEIKPDDIIKVNGESLEASGYIKAVADAETGTVHLLNTKKLFLA; via the coding sequence ATGTATGCGCTGCCGGCGGACGAGGTCAGAGAAATACTCGGACCGGCTTTCTCGACCAGATGTCCGTCAGAACCGGACAGGCGGTATCAGCATACGGTCAACATCAGGGGTAAGCTTATTGAGGCGGTGGACCTTCATGCCCTGTTGGGCCATCGCAGGCATCATTCAAAATACGATTCCAGCGTGGTTCTGATTGAAAAGGCAGATGAAAAGGGCGGGCTGGCAGGTTTGATGGTGGATCAGATTGGCGGATTGCTTGAAATTAAGCCTGATGATATAATAAAAGTAAATGGTGAATCGTTAGAAGCCAGTGGGTATATAAAAGCTGTGGCAGATGCGGAAACCGGGACGGTCCACTTGTTGAATACAAAAAAATTGTTCCTTGCTTAA
- a CDS encoding MBL fold metallo-hydrolase, producing MAKITFLGATGTVTGSRFLLRTEKQNLLVDCGLFQGLKQLRQRNREPFPFPPAQLDRVFLTHAHIDHSGYLPRLWKGGFRGRVHSTHATRDLCQILLRDSGHLQEEDARWANKKGFSKHSPALPLYTVEDAEHALQLFQPRHYGEHLELDSQTRVKFKDAGHILGSSFVDIKRTVDGRSRKIFFCGDFGRPERPVLNDPVQAYNVDYLVLESTYGNRLHGKVDAKAELAKVIKHSVRRGGVLVVPAFSVGRTQTLLYLIRELQEEGTLQDIPVYVDSPMAIRTTELFDKYIHDMDLAARVQALNGKRIFQPGNLTFCRTVKESKSINEINGRAIIISASGMVTGGRILHHMLHRLPHKQNTILFIGYQAQGTRGRAMVDGARSIKIHGRQVPVKAKIAQIDGFSGHPDSNEILAWLMGFNRKPDTAFIVHGEPESSAGLARRIRDKLGWNVEVPKFGQSYELEL from the coding sequence GTGGCGAAGATCACTTTCCTCGGAGCGACCGGCACAGTCACCGGCAGCCGGTTCCTGCTGCGGACAGAAAAGCAGAACCTCTTAGTCGACTGCGGCCTGTTTCAGGGCCTGAAACAACTTCGTCAGAGAAACCGGGAACCTTTCCCTTTTCCTCCAGCTCAGCTGGACCGCGTATTCCTGACCCACGCCCATATCGACCATAGCGGCTATTTGCCCAGATTGTGGAAAGGTGGTTTCAGGGGGCGGGTACACTCTACGCACGCCACCCGTGACCTCTGTCAGATCCTTCTCCGCGACAGCGGACACCTTCAGGAAGAAGACGCCCGCTGGGCCAATAAGAAAGGTTTCTCCAAACACAGTCCGGCCCTTCCGCTCTACACGGTCGAGGACGCCGAACACGCGCTCCAGCTTTTCCAGCCCCGGCACTACGGCGAGCACCTGGAACTGGACAGCCAGACGAGAGTCAAGTTCAAGGACGCCGGGCATATTCTGGGCAGCTCGTTTGTCGATATCAAGCGTACTGTCGATGGGCGCAGCCGCAAGATTTTTTTCTGCGGCGATTTCGGCCGACCAGAACGTCCGGTCCTGAATGATCCGGTGCAGGCCTACAACGTGGATTACCTGGTGCTGGAATCCACCTACGGCAACCGGCTCCACGGCAAGGTGGACGCCAAGGCCGAACTGGCGAAAGTGATCAAGCACAGCGTGCGCCGCGGCGGCGTGCTGGTGGTGCCGGCGTTCAGCGTGGGACGGACCCAGACCCTGCTGTACCTGATCCGCGAGCTACAGGAGGAGGGTACGCTGCAGGATATCCCGGTCTACGTGGATTCTCCGATGGCGATCCGCACAACCGAGCTGTTCGACAAGTACATCCACGATATGGACCTGGCAGCCAGGGTCCAGGCGCTGAACGGCAAGAGGATTTTTCAGCCCGGAAACCTCACGTTCTGCCGCACGGTCAAGGAGTCGAAATCGATCAACGAGATCAACGGTCGCGCGATAATCATCTCGGCCAGCGGGATGGTTACCGGCGGACGGATCCTGCATCACATGCTGCACCGCCTGCCCCACAAGCAGAACACGATCCTGTTTATCGGCTACCAGGCACAGGGCACCAGGGGCAGGGCGATGGTCGATGGGGCCAGGTCGATCAAGATCCACGGCCGGCAGGTGCCGGTCAAGGCCAAAATCGCCCAGATCGACGGGTTCAGCGGGCACCCGGACAGCAACGAAATCCTGGCCTGGCTGATGGGGTTCAATCGCAAACCGGACACCGCTTTTATCGTCCACGGCGAGCCGGAGTCATCCGCCGGGCTGGCCCGGCGGATCCGCGATAAGCTGGGCTGGAATGTGGAGGTCCCCAAGTTCGGCCAGAGCTACGAACTGGAGTTGTAA
- the asnS gene encoding asparagine--tRNA ligase, giving the protein MKREKISEILARDKAGGCLTAAGWVRSARLSQNVAFIDLTDGSSPAGLQVVLSPDTSGFELMERVHTGSSVLVEGELADSPGKGQKFELQAANLTLLGEADPETYPIQKKKHTMEFLRTKAHLRVRTNTFAAVFRLRSHLSQGIHDFFRRKGFFYIHSPVITTSDCEGAGQMFQVKTSGDEEFFGRPAWLTVSGQLEAELMALGLSEVYTFGPTFRAENSNTPRHLSEFWMAEPEMAFYDLNDNMDLAEEFIKALLSYMIDNDPADLEFMQRWYQKGLLEQLEQIIEKPFQRLSYTEAIGLLGASGKEFEFPTGWGDDIQTEHERYLSEEKFGGPVILFDYPAKIKPFYMRLNDDGKTVGAMDVLLPRIGEIIGGSQREERYDVLLARIRKQGLNEKAYEWFLDTRRFGTVPHSGFGLGLERTMLFLSGMANIRDVIPFPRTPGNAEF; this is encoded by the coding sequence ATGAAACGGGAGAAAATCAGCGAAATTCTGGCCCGTGACAAAGCGGGCGGCTGCCTGACCGCGGCCGGGTGGGTGCGCTCGGCAAGGCTCAGCCAGAACGTGGCGTTTATCGACCTTACCGACGGCAGTTCTCCGGCCGGTCTGCAGGTTGTACTCAGTCCCGACACGTCGGGATTCGAGCTGATGGAGCGGGTGCACACGGGTAGTTCGGTGCTAGTCGAGGGCGAGCTGGCCGACAGTCCCGGCAAGGGCCAGAAATTCGAGTTGCAGGCCGCCAACCTGACCCTGCTGGGCGAGGCCGACCCGGAAACCTACCCGATCCAGAAGAAAAAGCACACGATGGAGTTCCTGCGCACCAAAGCCCACCTTCGCGTGCGCACCAACACGTTCGCCGCCGTGTTTCGCCTGCGCAGCCACCTCTCGCAGGGAATCCACGACTTTTTCCGCCGCAAGGGCTTCTTTTATATCCACTCCCCCGTTATCACCACGAGCGACTGCGAGGGCGCGGGCCAGATGTTCCAGGTCAAGACTTCCGGCGACGAGGAATTTTTCGGAAGGCCGGCGTGGCTTACGGTCAGCGGACAGCTCGAGGCGGAGCTGATGGCTCTTGGACTGAGCGAGGTCTATACGTTCGGCCCCACTTTCCGGGCGGAGAACTCCAACACCCCCCGTCACCTCTCCGAGTTCTGGATGGCGGAGCCGGAAATGGCGTTCTATGACCTGAACGACAACATGGACCTGGCCGAAGAGTTCATCAAGGCCCTGCTGAGCTACATGATCGACAACGATCCCGCTGACCTCGAGTTCATGCAGCGCTGGTACCAGAAAGGGCTGCTTGAGCAGCTCGAGCAGATTATCGAAAAACCGTTCCAGCGTCTCAGCTACACCGAGGCAATCGGCTTGCTCGGCGCCAGCGGCAAAGAATTCGAGTTTCCCACCGGGTGGGGCGACGATATCCAGACCGAGCACGAGCGCTATCTCAGCGAGGAGAAATTCGGCGGCCCGGTGATCCTGTTCGACTACCCGGCTAAAATCAAACCGTTCTACATGCGGCTCAACGACGACGGGAAAACTGTCGGGGCGATGGATGTCCTGCTGCCGCGGATCGGCGAGATAATCGGCGGCAGCCAGCGTGAGGAGCGATACGATGTCCTGCTGGCCCGGATCCGCAAGCAGGGACTGAACGAGAAAGCCTATGAGTGGTTTCTCGATACCCGCCGTTTCGGCACCGTGCCCCACAGCGGGTTCGGCCTGGGCCTGGAGCGGACGATGCTGTTTTTGAGCGGGATGGCCAATATCCGTGACGTGATCCCGTTTCCGCGCACGCCGGGTAATGCGGAGTTCTAA
- a CDS encoding RNA methyltransferase, translating to MTWDPRQKIPHYAEFRYPMAKRNKNNHGLSPVVRNLDRQVPIEVYSSLPKIPVTVVLDNIRSAFNVGAIFRTAECGRVQRLVTCGITAHPPNERVVRTAMGTAEYVPHEHAESAPIAVSQARSRGEKIIALETTSASRSLYDPWAKQPVCLLLGNEALGLGDEVLQAADEIVEIPLLGYKNSLNVSVSFGVVLFEILRQWGELTVLPSEELPGH from the coding sequence ATGACGTGGGATCCGCGGCAAAAAATCCCCCATTATGCCGAGTTTCGATATCCGATGGCAAAACGCAACAAAAATAACCACGGCCTGTCTCCCGTCGTCCGTAACCTCGACCGCCAGGTGCCGATCGAGGTCTACTCGTCGCTGCCGAAAATCCCTGTTACAGTCGTGCTGGACAATATCCGCAGTGCGTTCAACGTGGGAGCCATTTTCCGCACGGCCGAATGCGGGCGCGTGCAGCGGCTGGTCACCTGCGGGATTACGGCGCACCCTCCCAATGAGCGGGTGGTCCGCACGGCGATGGGCACGGCGGAGTATGTCCCTCACGAGCACGCGGAGTCCGCGCCGATTGCTGTCAGCCAGGCGAGAAGCCGCGGCGAGAAGATAATCGCGCTGGAAACGACCTCCGCCAGCCGCTCGCTGTACGATCCGTGGGCGAAACAACCTGTCTGCCTGCTGCTGGGTAACGAAGCGCTGGGGCTGGGCGATGAGGTATTGCAGGCGGCGGACGAGATCGTGGAAATCCCGCTGCTGGGCTATAAGAACAGTCTCAACGTGTCGGTGTCGTTCGGGGTGGTGCTCTTCGAGATCCTGCGCCAGTGGGGAGAGCTAACTGTGTTACCGTCAGAGGAACTGCCGGGCCACTGA